The sequence below is a genomic window from Rhizobium gallicum bv. gallicum R602sp.
GTTCGAGCGAGGTGAGGGCGTGTGGCTGATCACCGAGGGCGGCGAGCGATATCTGGATTTTGGCGCAGGCGTTGCCGTAACGTCCGTCGGCCACTGCAATCCGCATGTCGTTGGAGCCCTGAAGGCCCAGGCCGACAAGGTGTGGCATCTGTCGAACATCTATGAAATTCCGGGCCAGGAGGCGCTTGCCAAGCGGCTGACCGACGTCACATTCGCCGACAAGGTGTTTTTTACCAATTCCGGGGCCGAGGCGCTGGAATGCGCGATCAAGACCGCGCGCCGCTATCAGTATTCCAAGGGCCATCCAGAACGCTTCCACATCATCACATTCGAAGGCGCTTTCCATGGCCGTACGCTGGCGACGATCGCGGCCGGCGGTCAGGAGAAGTATCTCGAAGGCTTCGGTCCCAAGGCACCGGGTTTCGATCAGGTTCCGTTCGGCGATATCGAGGCGGTCCGCGCCGCCGTCACGGATGCGACGGCGGGCATCCTCATAGAGCCGGTACAGGGTGAGGGCGGTATTCGTCCGGCGACAAACGAATTCATGAAGGCACTCCGTCAACTCTGCGACGAGAAGGGCCTGTTGTTAATTCTTGACGAGGTTCAGTCCGGCGTCGGCCGCACTGGCAAGCTCTTTGCCCACGAATGGTCCGGCGTCACGCCGGATATCATGGCGGTTGCGAAGGGCATCGGCGGCGGCTTCCCGCTCGGCGCCTGCCTTGCGACGGCGGATGCAGCTTTCGCCATGAAGGCCGGCACGCATGGTTCCACCTATGGCGGCAATCCGCTTGCCATGGCGGTCGGCAGCGCAGTGCTTGACGTCATCCTGGCCGACGGTTTCCTGCAACATGTGCGCGACGTGGCGCTCGTCTTCCGCCAGGGCCTTGCCTCGCTAAAGGACCGCTATCCGGATGTTATCGAGAATGTGCGCGGCGAAGGCCTGATGCTCGGCATCAAGGCAGCCGTCCCGTCTTCCGAACTGCTGCAGGCCATTCGTGCTGCTCATCTTCTGGCCATTCCGGCGGGCGATAATGTCATCCGTCTCCTTCCGCCTCTGGTCGTCACGGCGGAGGAAGCGCGCGAGGGCCTTGCCCGCGTGGAGCGCGCTGCCGAAAGCATTCGCGCCGCAAAGACCAAGAAGACGGCTTGAACGGATAAGATCCCCTCAAGGGGCATACAGGTAAGAACGACATGGCTTTCCCCAGACACTTTCTCGATCTCTCGGCGGTAACCGCATCCGATCTCAGGTCGATCATGGATGATGCGATCCTACGCAAGCAGGCCTTCAAGGCCGGCAAGGGCGATAAGCCGCTCGCAGGCAAGATGCTGGCAATGATTTTTGAGAAGCCTTCGACGCGCACGCGCGTTTCCTTCGATGTCGGCATGCGCCAGCTTGGCGGCGAGACGCTTTTTCTCTCCGGCACGGAGATGCAGCTCGGCCGCGCGGAGACGATCGGCGATACAGCCAAGGTGCTCTCGCGTTACGTCGACGCGATCATGATCCGCACCACGGAGCATCACCGCATGCTGGAACTTGCCGAACGCGCGACGGTGCCGGTCATCAACGCGCTGACGGACGACACACACCCCTGCCAGATCATGGCCGACATCATGACCTTCGAGGAGCATCGTGGTCCCGTCAAGGGCAAGACGATCGCCTGGACCGGCGATGGCAATAACGTTCTGCACTCGCTGGTCGAAGGCGCTGCCCGTTTTGGCTATCGCATGAACATGGCCGTGCCTCTTGGTTCCGAGCCGAAGGATCACTATCTGAACTGGGCCCGCAACGAGGGCGCCCAGATCATGCTTGGCCATGATGCCGACCGTGCGGTCGAGGGTGCCGATTGCGTGGTAACCGATACCTGGGTCTCCATGAATCAGGAACATCGGGCCCGCGGTCACAACGTTTTCCAGCCCTATCAGGTCAACGCGGCTTTGATGGCAAAGGCCGGCAAGGATGCATTGTTCATGCATTGCCTGCCCGCCCATCGTGGTGAGGAAGTGACGGACGAAGTGATCGACGGCCCGCAATCCGTGGTTTTCGATGAGGCGGAGAACCGTCTTCACGCGCAAAAGTCGATTCTTGCATGGTGCCTGGGTGTGATCTGAACCATACTGGGCGCCACCTTTGGCCTGATGGCCTCGTGGCCGCGCGAGTGGAAAGGCTTCTGGTCTGCCGCTCGGACTACTAGGAGTAAGACCATGGCAGAAACCGCAAGTGCTCTCGGCGAGTTCGATTTCGCCGGCGATGATCACGTTGTCCCGTTCCAGGTAGAGGGCCTCGATGTGCGCGGCCGCGCCGTCCAGCTCGGTCCCATGCTGGATGCGATCCTCGAGCGCCATCACTATCCGGCACCTGTTGCCCGGCTGCTCGCCGAAGTCATTGTGCTGACGGTGCTTCTCGGGACGTCGCTCAAGTTCGAAGGCAAGTTCACGGTGCAGACCAAGGGCGATGGCCCTGTCGATCTCCTCGTCGCTGATTTCTCGACGCCGGAGAACGTGCGTGCCTATGCGCGCTTCGATCAGGCGCTGCTCGACAAGGCAGTCGCTGCCGGCCAGACCGAGCCGGAACAGCTTCTTGGCAAGGGCGTGCTGGCTTTCACCATCGACCAGGGCAAGTTCAGCCAGCCCTATCAGGGTATCGTTGCGCTCGACGGTACCTCGCTTGAGGATATTGCCGGCACATATTTCCGTCAGTCGGAGCAGATCCCGACGCGGGTCCGCCTGGCTGCCGCCGAATTGTTTGACCGCGACGAGGCGGGTAAGCCGCGCCACCGCTGGCGCGCCGGCGGTCTCGTTGCGCAGTTCTTGCCGGAAGCGCCGGAGCGCATGCGCCAGCCCGACCTCCACGGCGGCGACGGCGACAACGCCGCGCTGGCACACAAGGAAGACGACGCCTGGACCGAAGCGCGCGCGTTGGTCGATACCATCGATGCGGACGAACTGACGGATCCGCAGGTCGGAATCGAACGCCTGCTCTTTCGCCTCTTCCACGAGCGTGGCGTGCGTGTTTTCAGTACCCGGGCAGTTTTCGACCGCTGCAGCTGCTCGCGCGAGAAGATCAAGAATGTGCTGAAGGGCTTTTCGGACGACGAGATCGACGCCAGCCAGGAGAATGGCGAGATTGCCGTTACCTGCGAATTCTGTTCCACGACCTATCGGTTTGAGGTCGTGGAAGTCGCATCGGCTGCGGAATGATCAATTCAGCACTCTGAGCAGCCCGGGAGAATCCAGCGAGAAGGCGGGTATTTCGACATCGAAAAGCTCGCCGTCCTCCGTTTCCATCTGGTAGTGCCCGAACATGAGGCCGGAAGGCGTATCGAGCGGACAGCCGGACGAGTATTCGTAGGTATCGCCAGGTTCCAGCCGGGGCTGCTCGCCGACGACCCCAGGACCGGTCACCTCGTCCACCAGGCCGTTCTGATCGGTGATGTTCCAGTAGCGATTGATGAGCCGTACTGTCAGGTCCGAATTATTGCTGATCACGATCCGGTAGCCCCAGACATAGCGATCATCATCCGGATCGGATTGCTCCTCCAGATAAAAAGGCTCGACGACAACTTCGATATCTCGTGTGAGCGCGCGGTACATGCCTTACACCATAGCCAAGATATGTTACCCGTATCTTATAGAGCGCTCGATCCGTCAAGAAACGGCACATGCATCATCCTTCAAACCGCGATGATTGCACGTCGTTTTGAACATTAGTCCTAATTTTCGAAGTTAATTCCCGTATTAAAGCGAAGCTCTCGCGCCATTTCTTAGGTGGAGCATGCGGCCGGACCGGCAAGGTCCGGCCGTGGCAATCGCCGGTCAGGACTTAATCTTTGAAAGAGCCTGAGCGAAATCTTCGATCAGGTCATCAGCATCCTCGATGCCGAGCGAAAGGCGAACGGTGCCGGGAGAAATGCCTAGTTCCGCACGGGCCTCATCGCTCAGGTTCTTGTGCGTCGTCGTTCCCGGATGTGTGATCAGGCTCTTGGAATCGCCGAGATTGTTCGAGATTTTGATGATATCGAGCGCATTCTGCAAGGCGAAGGCTGCTTCCTTCCCGCCCTTCAGCTCGAACGCGACGAGCGTCGAGCCGCCGGACATCTGCTTGGCGATGATATCGGCCTGCGGATGATCCTTGCGGCCCGGATAGATCACCTTGGCCACTTGCTTCTGTTCGGCAAGGAAGTCCGCGATCCTGGCAGCACTCGCCGTCTGCTGCTTGACGCGCAGCGGCAGCGTTTCGATGCCCTTCAGAAGCGTCCAGGCATTGAACGGCGACATGGCCGGACCTGTGTGGCGGAAGTAGTCGTGCAGATTTTCGTCGATCCATTCCTTATCGGAAAGCACGACGCCGCCGAGGCAGCGTCCCTGGCCGTCGATATGCTTGGTCGCGGAATAGACGACGATATGGGCGCCGAGCTCCAGGGGCTTTTGGAAGAGCGGCGTTGCGAAGACGTTGTCGACGACCACCTTGGCGCCGATCTCGTCGGCGAGCTTGGCAACGCCTGCGATGTCGATCACTTCCAGCGTCGGGTTCGTCGGGCTTTCGAGGAAGAAGACCTTCGTCGCCGGGCGGATCGCCTTCTCCCAGTTTTCGAGATAGCGGCCGTCGATGAGCGTGCATTCGATGCCGTATTTCGGCGCAAGCGTTTCGACCACCCATCGGCAGGAGCCGAAGAGCGCGCGGGCGGCAACGATATGGTCGCCGGCCTTCAACTGGCAGAGGATCGCCGCGGTGACGGCAGCCATGCCGGAAGCGGTGGCGCGGGCGTCTTCGGCGCCTTCGAGCGCGCACATCCGCTTTTCGAACATATCGTTGGTCGGGCTTCCGTATCGGGCATAGATGAAGCCGTCCGTCTCGCCCTTGAATCGGGCTTCCGCCGCTTCAGAGGTATCATAGACGAAACCTTGCGTCAGGAAGATCGCTTCCGAAGTCTCGCCATATTGCGAGCGCAGCGTCCCTTCGTGAACGAGTTGAGTTGCCGGGCGCCAAGTCTTGCTCATGCCATCACCACCTTCAAACAACAAAAAAACCGGCCGCAAAAGCAGACCGGTTTCATACCCGGTCTTTTTAGCCACTTCTTTAACGTGGCTGCAAGCCGACCGGCCAAATCACCACGGGATAAAGCTGCAATACTGCTGTTAGCTTCTTGCGTCAATTCCTTGAGTTTGGTTTTGTCTGAGGCAAATTATGGATGGAGCATGATGGCTCGGGAAACTGGAATCTTGGCCGATCGCGCAATTGCTGCGCTGTTAGAAACGGGCCGCCTCACGAGTGAGCGGGAACTGGACCGCGATCAGATCCAGCCGGCCAGCCTGGACCTGCGCCTGGGCGCCAAGGCGTTCCGGGTCCGGGCAAGTTTCATGCCGGGTCCCTCGCATCTCGTTGCCGACAAGCTCGACCGGCTGAGCCTGCACGTCATCGATCTCTCCGAAGGTGCCGTGCTCGAAACGGGCTGCGTCTATATCGTGCCTCTCATGGAGCGGCTCGATCTTCCGGCTGAAATGTCCGCCTCGGCCAACCCGAAGAGCTCGACTGGCCGCCTGGACATCTTCACCCGTGTTATTACCGACTACGCGCAGGAATTCGACAAGATTCCTGCCGGTTATTCTGGCCCGCTTTATCTGGAAATCAGCCCGCGCACGTTCCCAGTCGTCGTGCGCCGCGGCTCGCGCCTCTCGCAGATACGGTTCCGGGTCGGGCATTCAATTCTCGGCGAGCCGGAACTGCAGGCGCTGCATGATGCGGAAACGCTGGTTGCAAGCTCCAAGCCGAACGTTTCGGGCGGCGGCATTGCGCTGTCGATCGACCTGGCGGGCGACACGGATGGCCTGATCGGCTACCGCGGCAAGCATCACACGGCCGTCGTCGATGTCGATAAGAAGGCTGAGCACGATATATTCGATTTCTGGGAGCCGCTTTACAGCCGCGGCCGCAATGAACTGATCCTCGATCCGGACGAGTTCTATATCCTCGTTTCGCGCGAGGCCGTGCACGTTCCCCCGCACTACGCAGCCGAAATGACGCCTTTCGATCCGCTCGTCGGCGAGTTTCGCGTGCACTATGCCGGCTTCTTCGATCCAGGCTTCGGCCACGCGCCAGCCGGCGGCATGGGCAGCCGCGCCGTTCTCGAAGTTCGCAGCCATGAGGTGCCTTTCATCCTCGAGGACGGCCAGATCGTCGGCCGCCTGGTTTACGAGCACATGCTGGAGAAACCCGAAAGCCTTTATGGTTCCGGCCTTGGATCGAATTACCAGGCCCAGGGCCTGAAACTCTCGAAGCACTTCCGCATCTGAGAGCCTTGACACCGACACCCATCTGTTGGAAGGCTTCCGTCATCGCGGGTGTAGCTCAATGGTAGAGCAGCAGCTTCCCAAGCTGAATACGAGGGTTCGATTCCCTTCACCCGCTCCAGCTTCTCTCTGTCCGACCCGGGGGCGCAAGCTTGCAGCGCAGGGCGGCTTTCACCGCAAACTGCTTTGCAGGAAGACTTCGTACGAGCAGCCGAATTTCGGCCCTTCAGAACCAGGTTACTCGGATCTTCGGCTGCTGTTCCTGGCAGTCGTCAGTGCATTAATTTAGTCTTGA
It includes:
- a CDS encoding O-succinylhomoserine sulfhydrylase: MSKTWRPATQLVHEGTLRSQYGETSEAIFLTQGFVYDTSEAAEARFKGETDGFIYARYGSPTNDMFEKRMCALEGAEDARATASGMAAVTAAILCQLKAGDHIVAARALFGSCRWVVETLAPKYGIECTLIDGRYLENWEKAIRPATKVFFLESPTNPTLEVIDIAGVAKLADEIGAKVVVDNVFATPLFQKPLELGAHIVVYSATKHIDGQGRCLGGVVLSDKEWIDENLHDYFRHTGPAMSPFNAWTLLKGIETLPLRVKQQTASAARIADFLAEQKQVAKVIYPGRKDHPQADIIAKQMSGGSTLVAFELKGGKEAAFALQNALDIIKISNNLGDSKSLITHPGTTTHKNLSDEARAELGISPGTVRLSLGIEDADDLIEDFAQALSKIKS
- a CDS encoding Hsp33 family molecular chaperone; the encoded protein is MAETASALGEFDFAGDDHVVPFQVEGLDVRGRAVQLGPMLDAILERHHYPAPVARLLAEVIVLTVLLGTSLKFEGKFTVQTKGDGPVDLLVADFSTPENVRAYARFDQALLDKAVAAGQTEPEQLLGKGVLAFTIDQGKFSQPYQGIVALDGTSLEDIAGTYFRQSEQIPTRVRLAAAELFDRDEAGKPRHRWRAGGLVAQFLPEAPERMRQPDLHGGDGDNAALAHKEDDAWTEARALVDTIDADELTDPQVGIERLLFRLFHERGVRVFSTRAVFDRCSCSREKIKNVLKGFSDDEIDASQENGEIAVTCEFCSTTYRFEVVEVASAAE
- the argF gene encoding ornithine carbamoyltransferase, which codes for MAFPRHFLDLSAVTASDLRSIMDDAILRKQAFKAGKGDKPLAGKMLAMIFEKPSTRTRVSFDVGMRQLGGETLFLSGTEMQLGRAETIGDTAKVLSRYVDAIMIRTTEHHRMLELAERATVPVINALTDDTHPCQIMADIMTFEEHRGPVKGKTIAWTGDGNNVLHSLVEGAARFGYRMNMAVPLGSEPKDHYLNWARNEGAQIMLGHDADRAVEGADCVVTDTWVSMNQEHRARGHNVFQPYQVNAALMAKAGKDALFMHCLPAHRGEEVTDEVIDGPQSVVFDEAENRLHAQKSILAWCLGVI
- a CDS encoding 2'-deoxycytidine 5'-triphosphate deaminase; this translates as MMARETGILADRAIAALLETGRLTSERELDRDQIQPASLDLRLGAKAFRVRASFMPGPSHLVADKLDRLSLHVIDLSEGAVLETGCVYIVPLMERLDLPAEMSASANPKSSTGRLDIFTRVITDYAQEFDKIPAGYSGPLYLEISPRTFPVVVRRGSRLSQIRFRVGHSILGEPELQALHDAETLVASSKPNVSGGGIALSIDLAGDTDGLIGYRGKHHTAVVDVDKKAEHDIFDFWEPLYSRGRNELILDPDEFYILVSREAVHVPPHYAAEMTPFDPLVGEFRVHYAGFFDPGFGHAPAGGMGSRAVLEVRSHEVPFILEDGQIVGRLVYEHMLEKPESLYGSGLGSNYQAQGLKLSKHFRI
- the apaG gene encoding Co2+/Mg2+ efflux protein ApaG; translation: MYRALTRDIEVVVEPFYLEEQSDPDDDRYVWGYRIVISNNSDLTVRLINRYWNITDQNGLVDEVTGPGVVGEQPRLEPGDTYEYSSGCPLDTPSGLMFGHYQMETEDGELFDVEIPAFSLDSPGLLRVLN
- a CDS encoding aspartate aminotransferase family protein → MAQAAPLYDTYSRAPLRFERGEGVWLITEGGERYLDFGAGVAVTSVGHCNPHVVGALKAQADKVWHLSNIYEIPGQEALAKRLTDVTFADKVFFTNSGAEALECAIKTARRYQYSKGHPERFHIITFEGAFHGRTLATIAAGGQEKYLEGFGPKAPGFDQVPFGDIEAVRAAVTDATAGILIEPVQGEGGIRPATNEFMKALRQLCDEKGLLLILDEVQSGVGRTGKLFAHEWSGVTPDIMAVAKGIGGGFPLGACLATADAAFAMKAGTHGSTYGGNPLAMAVGSAVLDVILADGFLQHVRDVALVFRQGLASLKDRYPDVIENVRGEGLMLGIKAAVPSSELLQAIRAAHLLAIPAGDNVIRLLPPLVVTAEEAREGLARVERAAESIRAAKTKKTA